A window of the Corythoichthys intestinalis isolate RoL2023-P3 chromosome 6, ASM3026506v1, whole genome shotgun sequence genome harbors these coding sequences:
- the kcnj5 gene encoding G protein-activated inward rectifier potassium channel 4, translating to MAGDSRILMDHNMEIGVTPAQVTKLPKHLREAQISTERTHLISDPAKKPRQRYVQKDGKCNVHHGNVQETYRYLSDLFTTLVDLRWRLSLFIFTLVYVINWLFFGFLWWLIALIRGDLLHSDEEGWTPCVENLNSFVSAFLFSIETETTIGYGYRVITEKCPEGIILLLVQAILGSIVNAMMVGCMFVKISQPKNRAETLMFSHKAVISVRDNKMCLMFRVGDLRNSHIVEASIRAKLIRSQQTKEGEFIPLNQTDINIGFDTGDDRLFLVSPLIISHEINEKSPFWEMSMAQMEKEEFEIVVILEGMVEATGMTCQARSSYLDTEVLWGYRFTPVLSLEKGFYEVDYNNFHEVYETNTPSCSAKEMAAKLRDGPLLPQLSLLSPEPKSHTFGLSDLDPLGQNEDKEERESGDDKGETNGSAATLEEMPFADGLTG from the exons ATGGCGGGAGATTCCAGAATTCTAATGGATCACAACATGGAGATAGGTGTCACACCTGCACAG GTAACAAAGCTTCCTAAACACTTGCGGGAGGCACAGATCTCGACAGAACGAACTCACTTGATATCTGACCCTGCCAAGAAGCCTCGTCAGCGATACGTGCAAAAGGACGGCAAGTGTAACGTTCATCATGGAAACGTGCAAGAGACCTACCGTTACCTCAGTGACTTGTTCACAACACTAGTCGACCTCCGCTGGCGTCTTAGTCTCTTTATTTTCACTCTGGTCTATGTCATCAACTGGCTTTTCTTTGGCTTTCTATGGTGGCTGATTGCGCTCATCCGTGGGGATCTTTTGCATTCAGATGAAGAGGGCTGGACCCCCTGTGTGGAGAACCTGAACAGTTTTGTCTCGGCCTTCCTTTTCTCCATTGAAACAGAGACCACAATTGGGTATGGCTATCGTGTCATCACGGAAAAATGCCCAGAAGGCATAATACTACTTTTGGTCCAGGCCATACTAGGCTCCATTGTAAATGCCATGATGGTTGGCTGCATGTTTGTCAAGATCTCACAGCCAAAGAACCGCGCCGAGACCCTCATGTTCTCACACAAAGCTGTCATATCGGTGCGAGATAACAAGATGTGCCTGATGTTTCGGGTGGGGGACCTGAGAAATTCTCACATTGTGGAGGCCTCGATACGAGCAAAGCTTATCCGCTCTCAGCAGACAAAGGAGGGGGAGTTCATCCCTCTCAACCAAACTGACATAAACATCGGCTTTGACACGGGAGATGACCGCCTGTTCCTGGTGTCGCCACTCATCATCTCGCACGAGATCAACGAGAAGAGCCCCTTTTGGGAGATGTCCATGGCACAAATGGAGAAAGAGGAATTTGAGATCGTTGTCATCCTTGAGGGCATGGTGGAGGCCACAG GGATGACGTGTCAAGCAAGGAGTTCCTATCTGGACACAGAGGTGCTTTGGGGCTATCGTTTTACACCAGTTCTCTCTTTGGAGAAGGGCTTCTACGAAGTCGACTACAACAACTTCCATGAGGTCTACGAGACCAATACCCCTTCATGCAGCGCTAAGGAAATGGCAGCAAAGCTTCGAGATGGGCCGCTATTGCCTCAACTGTCACTTCTGAGCCCTGAACCAAAAAGTCATACTTTTGGCCTGTCTGACTTGGACCCATTAGGCCAGAATGAGGACAAGGAGGAGAGAGAGTCAGGAGATGATAAGGGAGAGACTAATGGTTCAGCAGCTACTTTGGAGGAGATGCCCTTTGCTGATGGACTGACTGGCTGA